One window of the Microvirga mediterraneensis genome contains the following:
- a CDS encoding FadR/GntR family transcriptional regulator: protein MPGKRLTTAAVTRRLRAHLRRRAYGPQDRLEPERALAPMIGCSRETLRAALEVLEKEGLIWRHVGQGTFVGPHPASEPIRPSVLIEMASPADVLAARLLIEPPIAGEAALRATIEDIAHLRSHALRSSEAPDWQAYEQADDAFHKGIARITGNPLVIAFLDVLSSVRGRARWQRQHDLAFRRARKKEYAAQQGRMHLAIVEAIAARNPEAARQAMFDHLSTIRTIMIYEAD, encoded by the coding sequence ATGCCTGGAAAACGCCTGACGACGGCTGCTGTCACCCGGCGCCTGCGTGCCCATCTTCGGCGACGCGCCTACGGCCCACAGGACCGGCTGGAACCGGAGCGTGCCCTAGCTCCCATGATCGGCTGTAGTCGCGAGACCCTGCGGGCGGCGCTGGAGGTGTTGGAGAAGGAGGGGCTGATCTGGCGGCATGTGGGGCAAGGCACCTTCGTGGGGCCGCACCCGGCTTCTGAGCCGATCCGTCCGTCGGTCCTGATCGAGATGGCCTCCCCCGCCGACGTGCTCGCCGCCCGCCTCCTGATCGAGCCTCCTATTGCCGGCGAGGCTGCGCTTCGCGCGACCATCGAGGACATCGCCCACCTCCGGAGCCATGCGCTGAGGAGCAGCGAAGCGCCTGACTGGCAGGCCTACGAGCAGGCGGACGACGCTTTCCACAAGGGGATCGCCCGCATCACCGGCAATCCACTGGTGATCGCGTTCCTGGATGTCCTGTCATCGGTGCGCGGCCGCGCACGCTGGCAGCGTCAGCACGACCTCGCCTTCCGGCGAGCCCGCAAGAAGGAGTACGCGGCCCAGCAGGGCCGCATGCATCTGGCCATCGTCGAGGCTATCGCGGCACGGAATCCGGAGGCGGCGCGGCAGGCCATGTTCGACCACCTGAGCACGATCCGGACCATCATGATTTATGAGGCCGACTAG
- a CDS encoding YoaK family protein, whose product MTGPEVQGVGRLSTSLQTHLLPGVLLTAIAGFVDAIGYIGLGGLFASFMSGASVSLGVGLEGGHWDAVGQGLFMIASFLGGVILGTILPSMAGSWALPAILFLEAVFLTGAALMAGSGWTVSASILPVAAAMGVQNTALQPVNGVRLGVTFVTGTLVSLGQALGQALLGRAETWRLRGHALLWGALVAGAMSGAMLNGVFGPMVLIVPAILVAVLALISAASVLTRRLPDRVCPCRDSEADRPSVWPYY is encoded by the coding sequence ATGACAGGGCCGGAGGTGCAAGGCGTAGGCCGTCTGTCGACAAGCCTGCAGACCCACCTTTTACCAGGCGTGCTGCTGACTGCCATCGCCGGCTTCGTCGACGCCATCGGTTACATAGGCCTCGGCGGCCTGTTCGCCTCCTTCATGAGTGGGGCCAGCGTGTCGCTCGGCGTCGGACTCGAGGGCGGTCATTGGGATGCCGTCGGGCAGGGCCTGTTCATGATCGCCTCGTTCCTGGGCGGGGTCATCCTTGGGACGATCCTGCCCAGTATGGCGGGATCATGGGCCCTTCCGGCCATCCTTTTTCTGGAGGCGGTCTTTCTGACGGGTGCGGCTCTGATGGCTGGGTCCGGCTGGACCGTTTCCGCCTCGATCCTTCCGGTCGCCGCGGCCATGGGCGTGCAGAACACGGCCCTGCAGCCTGTAAACGGCGTGCGGCTCGGCGTGACCTTCGTCACCGGCACGCTGGTGAGCCTTGGGCAAGCGCTCGGACAGGCCCTTCTCGGGCGAGCGGAGACCTGGCGTCTGCGAGGCCATGCCCTCCTGTGGGGTGCTCTCGTGGCCGGCGCGATGTCCGGCGCCATGCTGAACGGCGTATTCGGGCCGATGGTCCTGATTGTTCCGGCGATTCTGGTCGCTGTCCTGGCGCTCATCAGCGCTGCGTCCGTGCTGACGCGGAGGCTGCCAGACCGAGTATGCCCGTGTCGCGATTCGGAAGCCGATCGCCCCTCCGTGTGGCCGTATTACTGA
- a CDS encoding pseudouridine synthase gives MKPSPRLRGAARPRRLNGAVVSLPRALSKLGFCSRTQAEALITAGRVSVDGRVLRNPAARVDPERTRITVDGNAVAAETKVYLMLNKPRGLVTTRDDPEERATVYDCLEGLDLPFVTPVGRLDKASEGLLLMTNDTRWAQRVLDPASNVEKVYHAQIDCLPDEGILERLQAGMTLDGERLVAKSSRLLRAGTRNAWLEVVLSEGRNRQIRRLLAAVGANVLRLVRVDVGGVQLGDLPKGAVRHLSPAEKTMLDIPAHAAPEPLKTPRVRPVPDHRSRPHECLRPSRPHKS, from the coding sequence ATGAAACCATCGCCCCGATTACGGGGCGCGGCTCGGCCTCGGCGCCTGAACGGTGCCGTAGTCAGCTTGCCGCGCGCCCTGTCAAAGCTCGGGTTCTGCTCCCGCACGCAAGCCGAAGCCCTGATCACGGCCGGGCGCGTGAGCGTGGACGGCCGGGTTCTCCGCAACCCGGCGGCCCGCGTCGATCCGGAGCGCACCCGCATTACCGTCGACGGTAATGCGGTCGCGGCCGAGACCAAGGTATACCTGATGCTCAACAAGCCACGCGGCCTTGTCACGACGAGAGACGATCCGGAGGAACGGGCAACTGTCTACGACTGTCTGGAGGGGCTCGACCTTCCGTTCGTCACGCCCGTGGGACGACTCGACAAGGCAAGCGAAGGGCTGCTCCTCATGACGAATGACACCCGCTGGGCGCAGCGTGTGCTCGATCCCGCGTCGAACGTCGAGAAAGTCTATCATGCCCAGATAGACTGCCTCCCGGATGAGGGCATTCTGGAGCGGCTCCAGGCGGGCATGACCCTCGACGGCGAGCGTCTCGTCGCGAAGTCGTCAAGGCTGCTGCGGGCCGGCACACGCAATGCTTGGCTCGAAGTGGTGCTGAGCGAAGGCAGGAACCGCCAGATCCGGCGCCTTCTCGCGGCGGTCGGGGCGAATGTGCTTCGACTCGTGCGCGTCGACGTGGGAGGTGTGCAGCTGGGCGATCTGCCGAAAGGCGCCGTTCGGCATCTCTCTCCGGCCGAGAAGACGATGCTGGATATTCCGGCACACGCCGCTCCGGAGCCGCTCAAGACACCGCGCGTGCGGCCCGTTCCAGATCATCGATCTCGGCCTCATGAATGTCTGCGGCCTAGTCGGCCTCATAAATCATGA